The following are encoded together in the Lathyrus oleraceus cultivar Zhongwan6 chromosome 3, CAAS_Psat_ZW6_1.0, whole genome shotgun sequence genome:
- the LOC127127451 gene encoding glycosyltransferase-like KOBITO 1 isoform X2, translating into MYFGNYKEATHGNPNYFLTYGNGKAAARVQDHLRPNGAHRWHNYMKTPNEIKLEEAAVLHYTYTKFSDLTSRRDRCGCKPTKDDVKRCFMLDFDRAAFIIASTATEEEMLQWYREHIVWIDKALTMKLIRKGILSRIYAPMVIMQSLRESGVFSSVIAKAAQTTTSKDKFLKSVESSNSTRNDRSEMISSRKIDAGGVSQTIARRILEVIDDSIPSAIPPLSPPSYDDADFHTS; encoded by the exons atgtaTTTTGGAAATTACAAAGAAGCAACTCATGGCAATCCAAACTATTTTCTAACTTATGGAAATGGGAAAGCAGCTGCCAGGGTTCAGGATCATCTCCGTCCTAATGGTGCACATAGATGGCACAACTATATGAAGACACCTAA TGAGATCAAGTTGGAAGAAGCTGCTGTTCTGCATTACACTTACACCAAATTTTCTGATTTGACTTCAAGACGTGATCGGTGTGGCTGCAAGCCTACAAAAGATGATGTAAAAAGATGTTTCATGTTAGACTTTGACAGAGCT GCGTTCATAATTGCTTCAACTGCTACGGAGGAAGAAATGCTTCAATG GTACCGTGAACACATTGTGTGGATAGACAAAGCACTAACGATGAAACTTATTAGAAAAGGCATCTTATCTCGCATTTATGCTCCCATG GTCATTATGCAAAGTTTGAGAGAATCTGGTGTTTTTAGCTCGGTGATTGCGAAAGCTGCTCAGACAACAACATCAAAAGACAAATTTTTAAAGTCTGTTGAGAGTAGCAATTCAACTAGGAATGACAGATCAGAAATGATATCTTCTAGAAAAATTGACGCTGGTGGAGTATCCCAAACAATTGCAAGAAGAATCTTGGAGGTTATAGATGATTCAATTCCCTCTGCAATTCCACCATTATCTCCACCCAGCTATGATGATGCTGACTTCCATACGTCCTAG
- the LOC127127451 gene encoding glycosyltransferase-like KOBITO 1 isoform X1, with translation MYFGNYKEATHGNPNYFLTYGNGKAAARVQDHLRPNGAHRWHNYMKTPNEIKLEEAAVLHYTYTKFSDLTSRRDRCGCKPTKDDVKRCFMLDFDRAAFIIASTATEEEMLQWYREHIVWIDKALTMKLIRKGILSRIYAPMVRFIFSNFLSGFYSSDLYCYLTVLRERPNFSSKTLLLQVIMQSLRESGVFSSVIAKAAQTTTSKDKFLKSVESSNSTRNDRSEMISSRKIDAGGVSQTIARRILEVIDDSIPSAIPPLSPPSYDDADFHTS, from the exons atgtaTTTTGGAAATTACAAAGAAGCAACTCATGGCAATCCAAACTATTTTCTAACTTATGGAAATGGGAAAGCAGCTGCCAGGGTTCAGGATCATCTCCGTCCTAATGGTGCACATAGATGGCACAACTATATGAAGACACCTAA TGAGATCAAGTTGGAAGAAGCTGCTGTTCTGCATTACACTTACACCAAATTTTCTGATTTGACTTCAAGACGTGATCGGTGTGGCTGCAAGCCTACAAAAGATGATGTAAAAAGATGTTTCATGTTAGACTTTGACAGAGCT GCGTTCATAATTGCTTCAACTGCTACGGAGGAAGAAATGCTTCAATG GTACCGTGAACACATTGTGTGGATAGACAAAGCACTAACGATGAAACTTATTAGAAAAGGCATCTTATCTCGCATTTATGCTCCCATGGTAAGATTCATTTTCTCAAATTTCCTTTCTGGTTTCTACTCAAGCGATTTATACTGTTACCTTACAGTTCTTAGAGAACGTCCAAACTTTTCTTCCAAAACATTGCTTTTGCAGGTCATTATGCAAAGTTTGAGAGAATCTGGTGTTTTTAGCTCGGTGATTGCGAAAGCTGCTCAGACAACAACATCAAAAGACAAATTTTTAAAGTCTGTTGAGAGTAGCAATTCAACTAGGAATGACAGATCAGAAATGATATCTTCTAGAAAAATTGACGCTGGTGGAGTATCCCAAACAATTGCAAGAAGAATCTTGGAGGTTATAGATGATTCAATTCCCTCTGCAATTCCACCATTATCTCCACCCAGCTATGATGATGCTGACTTCCATACGTCCTAG
- the LOC127127452 gene encoding ornithine carbamoyltransferase, chloroplastic-like, which produces MGVITAHCYCFTTVGSHKPYLSPSSHNFRHSPSVSLSSSSSSSPSPLRRISCRTSSAPAAESTLTAKVGNGLKDFIHIDDFDKETILKILDRAIEVKTLLKSGDRTFRPFEGKTMSMIFAKPSMRTRVSFETGFSLLGGHAIYLGHNDIQMGKREETRDVARVLSRYNDIIMARVFSHQDILDLAKYASVPVMKKSASTLSIHILGKSGLLCFIN; this is translated from the exons ATGGGTGTCATCACTGCCCACTGTTACTGTTTCACCACCGTTGGATCACACAAACCCTACCTTTCTCCCTCATCTCACAATTTCCGCCATTCCCCTTCCgtttctctttcttcttcttcttcttcgtcgccTTCACCACTCAGAAGAATCTCATGCCGAACCTCTTCCGCTCCCGCCGCCGAATCTACTCTCACCG CGAAAGTTGGAAATGGGTTGAAAGATTTTATTCACATAGATGATTTTGACAAGGAAACTATTTTGAAGATATTGGATCGAGCTATTGAGGTGAAAACATTGTTGAAATCAGGGGACAGGACATTTCGGCCTTTTGAAGGGAAGACAATGTCGATGATATTTGCAAAGCCATCCATGCGAACAAGGGTTTCATTTGAGACTGGTTTTTCATTGTTAGGTGGTCATGCTATTTACTTAGGACACAATGACATTCAAATGGGGAAGCGAGAGGAGACTCGTGATGTTGCTCGAGTTTTGTCTCGCTATAACGATATCATTATGGCCCGTGTTTTTTCTCATCAG GACATACTTGATCTTGCAAAGTATGCGAGTGTCCCtgtcatgaagaaatcggcgtcaacgttgtcaatacatatattaggtaaatccggtctactttgttttattaattaa